The Mus musculus strain C57BL/6J chromosome 16, GRCm38.p6 C57BL/6J DNA window AGCTGATAACTGCTGCCCAGAGAACATAAGTCTGTTTTTGGGCTAAAGAAGGTAGTTTTACATCTGTTTAGTCCAGTCTCACATGATGTAAGAACAGGCACTATTCACATACCACGAACTGAGAGTAAGAGGGTAAAAAAGTAGACTGTGACATGGAATTCCATTAggtaaaggaaataaagaaaactgagCAAAAGAGGACACTGTGAAGCATGACTTCAGTGCCACGTCTCATGCATTTGGCAGGATGTTTTAGAAAGAGGAATGAGAAAAGGAAACCTTAAAACAAGAGACCaagcaagccgggcgtggtggcgcacgcctttaatcccagcacttgggaggcagaggcaggcggatttctgagttcgaggccagcctggtctacaaagtgagttccaggacagccagagctacacagagaaaccctgtctcgaaaaaccaaaaacaaaaaaaaaaaaacaaaaaaaaaaaaaacaagagaccAAGCAATAGGGCAGCAAAGACAAAAGCCAGGTCACTCTAGTAAGGTAGAGGGAGATGGTGAataagtagagagagagaaaaggcagaaGATAGGAAGTACTCCCCGGGGTGGCCAAATGGCTCATGACTTACCTCAACAGGAAGTGCATGATATTGTGTCACCAATCCATCTGCAGCAGTAGCTATACCAATAAGAGCTATGACTTTTTCCGGCCGTGCAATTGCAGCATGCAGCATGAGCCATCCACCAAGACTGGATCCAACCAGTATCTAAAAACAAGTATGCATGACTTCAAAGAGGACTCTCATACTCTATAAAGAGAATGATTTAATAGAAATATATACACTTTGTATCTTTTATATCCTTGCagacttttaatatgtaacacaaagtaaaattcaattaaactaacttgtttgtttgtttgtttgtttgagtcaggTTTCTActgtgttgtcctggaactctttttgTAGACTAGGTTCATCTTGAACTCAGCATCTGTCCCTGTATCCCAATATAATTAACTTCTGTAAGGTCATTATGTCTATAATATAGAACTATAAAAGCAAAGTTATTTTTCAATGAGAACTAAAGTGCTTATTGCTTATTAGAAAGtaaaaatacaataattttaaatcaaaattGTTCATCAAAATCGAAATTATCAAAATTGACAAAATATTATCCATTGTTATATCTAAAGAGACAAAATAAATATCACTTGAGTCAAAGATCAGTCTACTTAACAAAAATGGTCACCTGCGGTCCTTCAGCTACGTCATCAAGTATGGAAAGGACATCCTTTCTCCATTTCCCCACTGTGCACTCTGCTAAGTTACCATCTGAACTTCCAATCCCTGAGTAGTCAAacctggaagaagaagaagaagaaatatgttTATACCTCAGTGTCTGAAATGTGTCCAGGCTTGCTTTTTTGACTTTAAAGCAAAGAAGAGCATTTTCCATTACTGCCGTGACCTAACTACAGTAAACATCAGTCAACATGCATTTTGTAAATCCTCCTGGCTTAACTTCCAAGAACCTCTCACGTCCATCACTTTCTTCCATCATCACTGCTGCTTAGCTTAGTCCACGTTATTATCTCAACTCGACCAATGCAGTGGTATTCTCAGTTTCTCTCGTAGTCAGAATGATCCTTCCAAATGAAATACTACAGTGCATGCTGGGTAGCTACTAAAACTCAAAGCCCTTAGCATGCTTCCCCGACCTCATCTCTTCCTGAGCTCCTTCCCTCGCCAGTTATTGTTATTTTCTCGCTTGAAGTTAAACAGTATGCACCACCCCTTCCTGTACCATGACCTTTCACCTCTACTTAGCACACTTCTCCTTTCCACTAGAGATGCCTCAGCTCATGCCAAGCTGGCTCTGAGCATCCCGTGCTACCACTGCGCTTCTCCCATAGCTCTGCACTCCTTCCCGCTGTATTTTCTTCATAGCACTTACTGCTCCTCAAGATTCATATCAGATTCACCATGAACCCCGCCTTCTAAATTTTCCTAGGGATTCAAGCTCAACATCTGTCTAATCTCTGAGTTTTACCTTTACTTCAAGGTCCCAACTCAATAAATTATGAGGTATCCTATCATGGACACAGATTATCAAAATCACAAGTCATTCCGAACTGTTTCCTAATTCCTGGCCAGATCCTTTATAACCATGAACTTTGGATGCCATTCCACTGCCAATAAAGTCTTCCTTCCCCACCAAACCAGTCACTAGTCCTTCTTGAAGTCACATCTCTTCATTTTGTGAACTTTCCTGAGGCAGTCTCTGTGctgggcaggcagagacaggtagatcagggGCTCCTTGGCCAGCAAGACTAACCTACTTGAGAAGCTTCAAACCACTGAAAGGAGTCCTGTCTCTGTAAATAAGGTGAATGACTCCTGAAAAATAACAACTAGCGTTGTCTCCTGGCttccaaacacatgcacacatgcatgcatggtcATGCTCACATAGCACATAATCATGTAGACATACAATGAATTCGGAAGGTTCCTACACTCACCACTATTACAATGCTACACAAAAGAACTTAATTAAAGAATCTGTCGTAAAAGAGCTATTGTTTATAAGTGTGTATTTATATAGCATCCAATATGCAGAAAACTACAGTATGCCTGGAACTGGCTATAGCTCTCAGTctcaaatcaaattcaaaactCAGTAAAATGTTGAGTTCTATTTTATGTGGGTTGTGGCATATGTGTGGATGTATTCCCATGTGTGAggggtgcatgtatgtatgtggtataggTACATGTACACATGGTTGTAGGGGCCAGAGGCTGACATCAAGTATTGTCCttgatcactctctaccttatacACTGAGGTAGAGTCTTTCACTGAGCCTGAGGCTTACTGCTGCAGCTAATGGGCTAAACAGCTAAGAgatccctctctctgccttccaaatgctgggatgacaggtgggCAGCTTCAGCCACTGGGCTTTTACAGGGCTGGGTGCAGAAagctgaactctgatcctcactCACGCTTGCACAGAAAGTGCCTCACTCACTACTGCCTCCCCAGCCCTAAGATGCTCATTTCTTTATTAAGAttacttttcagacaaagaaaagCAATGGCAGCAGTATTTCTGATTGTGAACGTTCTCCTCAGATATGAATCAGATTATGAATGGTCTCTCTCCACAGACAGCACTGCCCTTTATTTTTCCCAGAGTTCATTTGTAAATCTTGTCCACCCACTTCCCTCCTGCCATATCTGTGTCTACTGAGTATTACTGATGTCTTCATAAGTTACTTAAAGAAGTCTTCTTTCAATTCTATTTCTTCAGTTTTACACCAATGCGTTCCCCATTAAActatcttaaaattaaaatatcaaaaaatgtattgataAACCTAACCTTACTGCTGCAGCTAATGGGCTAAACAGCTTGGTAAGAGATTCCAATTTTTTACatcaatacatttttattaaaatgagtgAAAAGGTACAAATATAATATCCTTGTTTATAACCACACACAGTcagataataaaaaaagaacaaagaaaacggAAATGTAAATTATACAATATTAATCTTACAATATTATATTACACTGAAAAACCTTGTCTTTTGTGGGTTGTGCTAGGGACTGATTCCGGGATTTTTGTGCTAAACAAATGCTCTACCCCTGAGGTATGCTATATTATACTCTCAGCTTCAAACACCCGTGGTAGAGAGTAATAAACAGCGGCCACATGAGTTCTTTATGTCTTTAGTGCAAAACCCATAATCACAAGGTATGATAGGAAACCCAACAGGTATACTTTCTTTGCCACACAGATCATTGTATCTAAACAACTAAGTGACGAGCCCCCGGATGACACCCTCTGCTGCCCATCTAGCCAGCACAGCACAAATACCCTATAGACCCTAAATCATGAGACCAAAGTCTGCACACTATTGAAATAACTCCATCTACTAAAATGCTGGCATTGACTTTAGTTGGCTCCATTACAATACTAAATGGTAATATATTATCTGAAATATATTGTTCCTACCTTATAAAGGCGTGACCTAGAGATTTGCAAAACTCCTCAACTGCTACTGCCTTTATACCATTCATGTTAGAAAGATAGCCAGGGATGAAGATAATTCCTGGGGTTTTGCCTTTTAACCTCTTATAAGCCAGGTTTGGAAGTTCTGATCGGTTAAGGAAAGAAAGTGATGCCTTTTGTCTGCAAGCTAAAACAAAGTACACAAAGTGtgaattatactttaaaaaatatttttggaaaatcacacatattttcacattttaactTTAACCCACTGCATTTGataggaaaattaaaataagctTCAAGTATGagattttaagttttaaagtTGCATCAAAATTTTTACCTTTTTACCCAATCATACTTTCCAAAATACAGAATGAAATAACAATTTCAGTGAAACAAAAGACAGAGATTCATCAAAAAAATATCTTCATGTTGGCACCATGGGATTATCCTAAACAGTAGCAATTAACATTTAGATTTAAATACATCACTTTCAGCTTTTCCCCTgagatttctttcttgttttaacaATGTTTCAGGAATTTCATGTCTTTTACTTTGACCAGATGAGTAGGGGAAAagaaatgtatgtgtgtttttgtttctttctttcctctttaccAAATTATTTCTAATAATTTTGGCAAGGTCTTAGGCACCTGCAACCCCAggctttgggaagcagaggtaaaaCCCTCATCAGTCGTCAGCGTAGGCAGCCAAGAGGGAAGGATGTCCACAGTGCTGCGCTGTTTATGACCAGATCACCATTGAGCAATCGTCCCCAGGAAGGGCAAGCGACTGGCAACAAAGCACCATCATTTCCAGCATGTGGAGTTTCAGAAGGCCGCGCTCCTTTAAAGATAAGTTTGGATCAAGTATCATTCTTGGAAATACACTTCTCAAACAGCTCTCTAACTGGTGCGTTTACTTCTGTTGGCTGGCTTTTGGTAAATGGAACACATATATACCTTAGAACTATTTACATATGGCAGGACAAATGGGGAACCTTACAGGGCTTACTTTGCTGATCCATCTTTGCTagtcctttatttaaaaaagaaaaagattaagcaGTCTTACTAGCCCTTCATCTTGCTAATGAAAGCGCCTGGGTCTCTCCCATGTGTACTGCTaagattttttcccatttttaatctGTCCAGTTTATTTtcgagaaaaaaaataatgagtaGAGAGTCTGACAGTGCACCCCAATAACCACACACACAAGAGCCACAGGCGGGGGGGCCACTACCATTTCCAGGTCACCTTGTTTTGTACAATGAGTTGTAGGAAAGACAGAGGCTatgtagtgaaaccctgtctcacaaacatcAACAATCCATACCCCcgaccccaaacacacacaaagaatcaaaTGCTTTAAAGTTATCCCTTGTTTGTGTCAAACAGATTCAAGGTTTTAGTCTCTGGAAAAATGTGCCAAGTTTAAAACTGGATTTAAAACAAGGCTACAGGGGATCAGTTTACTGGTCAATAGATTGTATCAATATTAATgttcattttccatttctttaatTATATACTCAAAGTATCCTTTTATCCCCTTTCAGACATTACCTCCCAACAAATAAATTTCATTTCAGGCAGTTACTCTGAAGTGATGTTTGTTAGCTATAAAACAACAGATCCAACCTTCAATCTATAAATCATCTTTATATAATATAGATTAGCTGAAAGCCTGATGCATATATTGTCAATGAATACtgttaaagaaatttaaaaatatattttactctTGTTATCGAACTgacatacttgtgtgtgtgtatgtacagtgtTAAGTTAAACCGATTACATACTTGAAAAAACTAAACTTGTTATATAATGGCATTAGTATTCCAAGCACTATGTAGCTATCTAATAGCTGTGTGGCAAGATGTGAAGAGGACACCAAGGATGTTATTTAAGGATAActatacatgtacacaaatcATGTATTCTACGCATGTAATACTACTGATCCACATTTTAGCTTCCATTGTAGAGTAACTCCAATTCTTTAAACAAGAACAATCAGATATTAGGTCTAAAGACAGcatttacatgtatatacatacatactttgtTTCCTCAAGTCCATGACAGGCAAGGCTAACCACTTGACATATATCCATATGAAAAGCTCTAGGAGCAGCTAATAACCAAACACATTAAATGcacatcttattttttttctttctgctcttgacGTTTGATTCAGAGGACGTAGGAACTCCTTAAATCGCAGTGTAACCGCTAACAAGGACTTCCAAGAACGCCGCAGGGCCTCAGCAGAAAAGCAGACTCCCCTAGCCTTGCCCAGCAGCGTTCAGTGCCGAGACAGCCAGAGCAGTTTTAAATGGCGCGCCAAGCCGGCTCCAGACGGGCACTGGACGGTCGCCGGGCCTTCCAAAGAGCCCCAGTGCCCCACCTTCCGTACACTAACCTGAGAGCCACCATGCCCGTGGGGGCTTCCGAGCTAGTGACGCGCTCAGGCCCGGGTGCCGGCCGAAGGACACAGCCGCCCAGCCCCACCTCCGACAAGGGGCCCAGGCCGCCATCTTCCCAGCTGCCCCTGCGCCCGCTACAGACGCGCGCAGGTCGCGCGGTCCCGAGGTCACGCACGCGCAGTCCGCGGggagcggggtggggtgggggtgggggttgcttACAAGCATCACGTGGGATTTGTTCAcctcctcccccccccgcccccgggcGCGGAGACGCATGCGCAAAGGTGCTGTCTGGGGTACTGCTGTCTCTACTGGGTTGTTCTGTCTCCCCCAAAGGGCATTTGGCTTGTGACATTGGGCGGCCTTGGCCGGTATTTTTCGCAGTAAGCTGCGGAAATGTCGGAGAGGAGCCAGGGTCAAATTGAGCGTGCATAGATGGGAAACCGTGTTATCATCCAGAGAAACCAAAGACCTGGGACAAAAATTGCTAGGCTTCTTGCCTTACCCATTCATTCCCTATGACTCCATTTCAGCTATGGGGGAAAGGTTTCCAAGAGGCGACCTTAATCTTAAAGTCACATCATTGGAGTCGCATCAACATTCTTTGATCTCTCCCAAACATTTTCCCACTCACCAGATTGCTGAAAATTCAAAGGAGCAGCCACAGGCAAAATTACTgaaaacactcattcacatatgGTTGCTTGATGGGTAACTATCTAAAGTCTTTTGTCAGGCAATCTGGCCATGTTATTATAATACACACAATTTTCAGTACGCTTTGAACTATCATGCCCTTTATGACTATTCTAAATATTGGCGCAAGACATCCCAAGACCAAATTCCCAGCACAAAAAGGAGATTTGCCCCAGAGACACAAAGGGCAGAGAGCAAAAGACAAAGACTAgaaatggggaggagggagaagaaggaggaaagaagagaggaggaagggtttttttgttgggggagggggcacatAGGACTGCCTCTGAATCGACAGGAGACAGACATGGCTCATAGGAATATGGCTGTTTATAAAGGTTAAAGGGTGAACCCCATGTacggatgaggtgtttaattggACAGGTTAGTTAGGACAGCCacaagggggcttttgattgctggacttaaATACTTTGATTTCTGGACTAGGTTTAGCAGGAAGtgaccaaataagggaatagaccttgggggCTACAGTTTCTAGCAAGGCAGAGGAAATGAGAGAGAAGGACCAGGCCTTCCAGAGACATGTTTGCCATGCTCAAGGTGGCTAGAGTCCCTTCAAACAGGAGTTCATAAGGCTCTGTGTTACCTTCAATAGCaccgttttgttgttgttgttgttgttgttgttgttgttgttttttaacaagggggtgggggaatggcaGGGAAGGGGGTGAATCAATGGCAATAGAAAATAATTCAATTAATTGTGATACTAGGGTCTCTGGATTCTGACatctttcaaaataattttggCAGCCTCAAGTCTCACTAAGTATAGGACTTTATCTTGTCTATTCTGCTTgaaatttctgtactttgtgaaaaaaatatatgtttttatgtaAAACCACTTTATTTGTCTCAGTTTGTTTTGTCAGATTGAGGACCTAGGAAGGAAGGATTTTTAATTGGACAATTGTCTACACCCATAAGATTGGCCTGGAGGCACGTCtgtggggggcattttcttgattgctgattgatgtAGGTGGTCCTAGCCCTCTGCGGGCCTGGATTGTATAAAATGTCAGTGGCTGTGAGCCTGGAAACAAGTTAGTGAGCAATATTCCTTGGTGGTCTCTGCTTCAAGCTTCTGTGGTGAATTTCTGCCTTGTCTCTCCTCAGTGATGAATATTTAccagtaagccaaataaactctttcccccgtacagttgcctttggtcatgccATTTATTACAACAACAGAAGGAAACTTGGGTACTGTCCTTTTAGAGATTCGCGGGAACAGTTGTTGGTGCCAAAGACAAGAGCAAAGGGCAGGCACCGTGAGACAGACGCGTCTTTGGAGTTTTGAGAACATGAAATGGTAGACTCTGCCGGAGGAGCTTGATAGAGAAAGACAGAACAAACCTTTCCCTCTAGAGCTGCTGTGTCTCTCACACAGGAAGCCTGTGACCGAAGATGATAGACTGGGTCAGCTTGCTTCTAGCACTAGCAagtctttggtttgtttgtttgttttaaatcagttTGATTTAGTGTCACTTCTCTATGCTTTGTTCCTAAGGTAACTAATTAAAGTCCTCTTTGTCTGGAAATAATAGAAAACAATAGGGAACACATCATAGCTGTATGAACTCCTTTTAGTTACAAGAACTCCCAGCGACTGTGGACAGCGTTGAAACC harbors:
- the Abhd10 gene encoding mycophenolic acid acyl-glucuronide esterase, mitochondrial, whose amino-acid sequence is MAAWAPCRRWGWAAVSFGRHPGLSASLARKPPRAWWLSACRQKASLSFLNRSELPNLAYKRLKGKTPGIIFIPGYLSNMNGIKAVAVEEFCKSLGHAFIRFDYSGIGSSDGNLAECTVGKWRKDVLSILDDVAEGPQILVGSSLGGWLMLHAAIARPEKVIALIGIATAADGLVTQYHALPVEVLAYSFNPSTWETETQKEIEMKGEWTLPSRYNKEGYFRIPYSFIKEAEHHCLLHSPIPVTCPVRLLHGMKDEIVPWQRSLQVADRIVSPDVDVILRKQGDHRMKEKADIHLLICTIDDLIDKLSTVVP
- the Abhd10 gene encoding mycophenolic acid acyl-glucuronide esterase, mitochondrial — protein: MAAWAPCRRWGWAAVSFGRHPGLSASLARKPPRAWWLSACRQKASLSFLNRSELPNLAYKRLKGKTPGIIFIPGYLSNMNGIKAVAVEEFCKSLGHAFIRFDYSGIGSSDGNLAECTVGKWRKDVLSILDDVAEGPQILVGSSLGGWLMLHAAIARPEKVIALIGIATAADGLVTQYHALPVEVLAYSFNPSTWETETQKEIEMKGEWTLPSRYNKEGYFRIPYSFIKEAEHHCLLHSPIPVTCPVRLLHGMKDEIVPWQRSLQVADRIVSPDVDVILRKQGAQSVDICGAATPSEWSSKPLGTDS
- the Abhd10 gene encoding mycophenolic acid acyl-glucuronide esterase, mitochondrial isoform 2 precursor (isoform 2 precursor is encoded by transcript variant 2) — protein: MAAWAPCRRWGWAAVSFGRHPGLSASLARKPPRAWWLSACRQKASLSFLNRSELPNLAYKRLKGKTPGIIFIPGYLSNMNGIKAVAVEEFCKSLGHAFIRFDYSGIGSSDGNLAECTVGKWRKDVLSILDDVAEGPQILVGSSLGGWLMLHAAIARPEKVIALIGIATAADGLVTQYHALPVETQKEIEMKGEWTLPSRYNKEGYFRIPYSFIKEAEHHCLLHSPIPVTCPVRLLHGMKDEIVPWQRSLQVADRIVSPDVDVILRKQGAQSVDICGAATPSEWSSKPLGTDS
- the Abhd10 gene encoding mycophenolic acid acyl-glucuronide esterase, mitochondrial isoform 1 precursor (isoform 1 precursor is encoded by transcript variant 1), whose amino-acid sequence is MAAWAPCRRWGWAAVSFGRHPGLSASLARKPPRAWWLSACRQKASLSFLNRSELPNLAYKRLKGKTPGIIFIPGYLSNMNGIKAVAVEEFCKSLGHAFIRFDYSGIGSSDGNLAECTVGKWRKDVLSILDDVAEGPQILVGSSLGGWLMLHAAIARPEKVIALIGIATAADGLVTQYHALPVETQKEIEMKGEWTLPSRYNKEGYFRIPYSFIKEAEHHCLLHSPIPVTCPVRLLHGMKDEIVPWQRSLQVADRIVSPDVDVILRKQGDHRMKEKADIHLLICTIDDLIDKLSTVVP